From a region of the Deinobacterium chartae genome:
- a CDS encoding GNAT family N-acetyltransferase produces MISSLTFKLRRAPDVDVAASLVGPQGRREAANPATAMLDRPEALLWTSLQSVARHSAPAAWHPIDLPEEGDLNLLDYATHAAVSRGLPVEITVPESRAHQRRRLEARGFRAVSTFHRLSLTGPRLRALTPAPLEAGMRLEHASAERFRRLHNAAIAGCEGLLPLEAATVAQWYAAPDFDPRDWQVLTCGEHDLAYVSMGLEETEQGQAGHVYMLGVAPQWHGQGIGLSLLARACALLRDRGALEVLLGAEFCSPEALALYHEIGFVTRYAAVRYRLQQPTATLEI; encoded by the coding sequence GTGATCTCCAGCCTGACTTTTAAACTTCGCCGCGCTCCCGACGTGGACGTCGCTGCCTCGCTCGTCGGTCCGCAGGGCCGCCGGGAGGCAGCGAACCCAGCCACCGCCATGCTGGACCGTCCGGAGGCGCTGCTGTGGACCTCGCTGCAGAGCGTGGCGCGCCACTCGGCTCCTGCCGCGTGGCACCCGATCGACCTGCCCGAGGAGGGGGACCTGAACCTGCTCGATTACGCCACCCACGCTGCCGTAAGCCGCGGCCTCCCGGTCGAGATCACCGTGCCCGAGTCGCGCGCGCACCAGCGCCGCCGCCTCGAGGCACGCGGGTTCCGCGCGGTCAGCACCTTTCACCGCCTCAGCCTGACCGGGCCGCGCCTGCGGGCCCTGACCCCCGCCCCCCTCGAGGCCGGAATGCGCCTGGAGCATGCGAGCGCCGAGCGCTTCCGCCGGCTGCACAACGCCGCCATCGCAGGCTGCGAAGGCCTGCTGCCGCTCGAGGCTGCAACCGTGGCGCAGTGGTACGCCGCTCCCGACTTCGACCCGCGCGACTGGCAGGTTCTGACCTGTGGCGAACACGACCTCGCCTACGTCTCTATGGGCCTCGAGGAGACCGAGCAGGGCCAGGCAGGTCACGTGTACATGCTGGGAGTCGCTCCCCAGTGGCACGGGCAGGGCATCGGGCTGTCCCTGCTGGCGCGCGCCTGCGCCCTGCTGCGCGACCGGGGAGCCCTCGAGGTGCTCTTGGGAGCCGAGTTCTGCTCGCCCGAGGCCCTGGCGCTCTATCACGAGATCGGTTTCGTCACCCGCTACGCCGCAGTCCGCTACCGCCTGCAGCAGCCCACCGCAACCCTCGAGATTTAA
- a CDS encoding ABC transporter ATP-binding protein, translating to MTTTLAQHAEAEAARSSAPVTAIAVRDLRMSFAKRGGGSALRPRVTRVAAVDGISFAVKKGEIYGILGPNGSGKSTLIRAISTLLIPDSGEVKIFGLDLQKDEAQVRRLLNRVSVDAAFYKKLSPRENLLYSAGLYGIPRAEAEAKSLEILRRLGLREKAFYEPLEEMSRGMQQKVAIARAFLASPVIVLLDEPTTGLDPKSRRDVQEFVLELRDAHDATIILTTHDMPEAERLCDRIAFIHGGRFVAEGSADELRARVGGNATLEDAFIQLTGDDLHSDDQEDT from the coding sequence ATGACGACGACCCTTGCCCAGCACGCCGAAGCCGAAGCTGCCCGCTCCTCTGCTCCCGTCACCGCCATCGCGGTCCGCGATTTGCGCATGAGCTTTGCCAAGCGCGGCGGCGGCAGCGCGCTCAGGCCCCGCGTCACCCGCGTTGCGGCGGTGGACGGCATCTCCTTCGCGGTCAAAAAAGGCGAGATCTACGGCATCTTGGGTCCTAACGGATCGGGCAAGTCCACCCTGATCCGCGCGATCTCCACGCTGCTGATACCAGACTCGGGCGAGGTCAAGATTTTCGGCCTGGACCTGCAAAAAGACGAGGCGCAGGTGCGGCGCCTGCTGAACCGCGTCTCGGTGGACGCTGCCTTTTACAAGAAGCTCTCCCCGCGCGAGAACCTGCTGTACTCCGCCGGGCTGTACGGCATCCCGCGCGCCGAGGCCGAAGCGAAAAGCCTCGAGATCCTGCGCCGCTTGGGCCTGCGCGAGAAAGCCTTTTACGAGCCGCTCGAGGAGATGAGCCGCGGAATGCAGCAGAAAGTCGCCATCGCCCGCGCCTTTTTAGCCAGCCCGGTGATCGTGCTGCTCGACGAACCCACCACCGGCCTTGACCCCAAGTCGCGCCGCGACGTGCAGGAATTCGTGCTGGAACTGCGCGACGCGCACGACGCCACCATCATTCTCACCACGCACGACATGCCCGAGGCCGAACGGCTGTGCGACCGCATCGCCTTCATTCACGGCGGACGCTTCGTCGCCGAGGGCAGCGCGGACGAACTGCGCGCCAGGGTCGGAGGCAACGCCACCCTCGAGGACGCCTTTATTCAACTGACCGGAGACGATTTGCACTCGGACGATCAGGAGGACACGTGA
- a CDS encoding carbohydrate ABC transporter permease yields the protein MQLTRPEPRPKARTRLKLVPGWWGLLPALAGMALFLGYPLIQVMGFSTLEWGGLGAGTPVGAQNYLRMTQDPELGRALLVTLGFAALTLPLYVLLSAFVAMELEGTRLERPIKALLFLPGLITVGASAISWYTLAAPEYGLISQLTGLNIPWDRSGFAALAVVAAFTLWQHLGYGVLVFSAALKNLPQEVLEAARVDGASEEALRWRIVLPLLRPSLVFLGVVGSLYALQSYTAVFLLTRGGPFGSTRVVGYYLYEVAFERYQLGYGAALSVGVLLLAFAVAAVQARRLRSEL from the coding sequence ATGCAGCTGACCCGCCCTGAGCCGCGCCCCAAAGCGCGGACGCGGCTCAAGCTGGTTCCCGGCTGGTGGGGTCTGCTTCCGGCGCTGGCCGGCATGGCGCTGTTTCTGGGCTATCCGCTGATCCAAGTGATGGGCTTTTCCACCCTCGAGTGGGGCGGGCTCGGTGCGGGCACGCCGGTGGGCGCGCAGAACTACCTGCGCATGACCCAGGATCCCGAGCTGGGCCGCGCCCTGCTGGTCACGCTGGGCTTCGCAGCCCTGACCCTGCCGCTGTACGTGCTGCTGTCGGCCTTTGTCGCGATGGAACTCGAGGGCACGCGCCTCGAGCGGCCGATCAAGGCGCTGCTGTTCCTGCCCGGGCTGATCACGGTGGGGGCCTCGGCCATCTCGTGGTACACCCTGGCTGCGCCGGAGTACGGCCTGATCTCGCAGCTCACCGGCCTGAACATTCCCTGGGACCGCAGCGGCTTCGCAGCCCTGGCGGTGGTGGCCGCCTTCACACTGTGGCAGCACCTGGGCTACGGGGTGCTGGTCTTCTCGGCGGCCCTCAAGAACCTGCCGCAGGAGGTCCTCGAGGCCGCCCGGGTGGACGGCGCTTCGGAAGAGGCGCTGCGCTGGCGCATCGTGCTGCCGCTGCTGCGCCCCTCGCTGGTGTTTCTGGGCGTGGTGGGCTCGCTGTACGCGCTACAGTCGTACACCGCCGTGTTTCTGCTCACGCGCGGCGGACCGTTCGGGAGCACGCGGGTGGTGGGCTATTACCTGTACGAGGTGGCCTTCGAGCGCTATCAGCTGGGGTACGGTGCGGCGCTGTCGGTCGGCGTGTTGCTGCTGGCCTTCGCGGTGGCGGCCGTACAGGCCCGGCGCCTGAGGAGCGAGCTGTGA
- a CDS encoding ABC transporter permease subunit, translated as MSVLRKALTAVVVALVLVPLLWLAYSAFLPREALYSGQPLTLRLSFENFRNLAPLGLERPLVVSLLASSAVVLLQLMIALPAAYALRSGARMLGLFLLALAIPAELLLVPLYGLLQSLKLLATPWALVLPFAASPFAVFLLYQGLLRQPWAYVEAARIDGAGELTIMTRIMAPLLRAELAAAGVLAFAAHWNLVLYPRVVAPETYPTVQVALANLLRSSGNDWGLLGAAALVTSLPIVLLYFAFEKQISKTFQGGIK; from the coding sequence GTGAGCGTGCTGCGCAAGGCACTCACCGCCGTGGTGGTGGCGCTGGTGCTCGTACCGCTGCTGTGGCTGGCCTACTCGGCTTTTCTGCCGCGCGAGGCGCTGTACTCGGGTCAGCCGCTGACGCTGCGGCTGAGCTTCGAAAACTTCCGCAACCTCGCTCCGCTGGGCCTCGAGCGGCCGCTGGTGGTCAGCCTGCTGGCCAGTTCGGCGGTGGTGCTGCTGCAGTTGATGATCGCGCTTCCCGCAGCCTACGCGCTGCGCTCGGGCGCGCGGATGCTGGGGCTGTTCCTGCTGGCCCTGGCCATCCCGGCCGAACTGCTGCTGGTACCGCTGTACGGCCTGCTGCAGAGCCTGAAACTGCTGGCTACACCCTGGGCGCTGGTGCTGCCCTTCGCCGCCAGTCCCTTCGCGGTGTTTTTGCTGTACCAGGGCCTGCTGCGTCAGCCGTGGGCCTACGTCGAGGCCGCGCGCATCGACGGGGCAGGCGAGCTGACCATCATGACCCGCATCATGGCTCCGCTGCTGCGTGCCGAGCTGGCCGCCGCCGGGGTTCTGGCCTTCGCGGCGCACTGGAACTTGGTGCTGTATCCGCGCGTGGTGGCCCCGGAAACCTATCCCACCGTGCAAGTCGCCCTCGCCAACCTGCTGCGTTCCAGCGGCAACGACTGGGGCCTGCTCGGTGCGGCGGCGCTGGTGACCTCGCTGCCGATCGTGCTGCTGTACTTCGCTTTCGAGAAACAGATCTCCAAAACCTTTCAGGGAGGAATCAAATGA
- a CDS encoding ABC transporter substrate-binding protein translates to MNVKLLAVALAMAGTALAAPTKITFWHSMESSKDDVKALADAFNRSQDDYEIVPQVAGNYREAETKLISALRANSGPVMFQAELSFFTKLAADGVLADLSSLEKTLPEATVKDFYPAVWEYGEVGGRRYGLPWNTSTPVLYYNANVFKAKGVKPPKTYAEFEAAAKKVSNRGSKGFIAMADSWQFEQMVLARGGNVVKGNQPNFDSPEVVDALEMLVRMSKNGSANPRNLGEAQFAILDFVRTKNFMAVASIANWPDILPYSVAFELGVAPMPCAKTCQVPFGGAELVVLKNASAKEQAGAFAFWKFLVEPKNLADWVQKTYYVSPRRSVLPLLKDFYAQNPYRKTAFEQLDQAVSRPRVPGYATWRAYLEEAIERATKGGVPARAALQEAQRRALAAR, encoded by the coding sequence ATGAACGTCAAACTGCTCGCCGTCGCCCTGGCGATGGCCGGAACGGCCCTGGCCGCTCCCACCAAGATCACCTTCTGGCACTCGATGGAGTCCAGCAAGGACGATGTCAAGGCCCTGGCGGACGCCTTTAACCGCTCGCAGGACGACTACGAGATCGTGCCGCAGGTCGCAGGCAACTACCGCGAGGCGGAGACCAAACTGATCTCGGCGCTGCGCGCGAATTCGGGGCCGGTCATGTTCCAGGCCGAACTCTCGTTCTTTACCAAGCTCGCTGCCGATGGCGTGCTGGCCGATCTGAGCAGCCTGGAAAAAACGCTGCCCGAAGCCACCGTGAAGGATTTTTACCCGGCGGTATGGGAGTACGGCGAGGTGGGCGGTCGGCGCTACGGCCTGCCCTGGAACACCTCCACCCCGGTGCTGTACTACAACGCCAACGTCTTCAAGGCCAAGGGTGTCAAGCCCCCCAAAACCTACGCCGAATTCGAAGCGGCGGCCAAGAAGGTCTCCAACCGCGGCTCAAAGGGCTTTATCGCCATGGCGGACTCGTGGCAGTTCGAGCAGATGGTGCTCGCCCGCGGCGGCAACGTGGTCAAGGGCAACCAGCCCAACTTCGACTCGCCCGAGGTGGTCGACGCCCTCGAGATGCTGGTGCGCATGTCCAAAAACGGCTCGGCCAATCCGCGCAACCTGGGCGAGGCGCAGTTCGCCATCCTCGACTTCGTGCGCACCAAGAACTTCATGGCGGTCGCCTCGATCGCCAACTGGCCGGACATCTTGCCCTACAGCGTGGCCTTCGAGCTCGGCGTGGCCCCCATGCCCTGCGCCAAGACCTGCCAGGTGCCCTTCGGCGGTGCCGAGCTGGTGGTCTTGAAGAACGCCAGCGCCAAGGAGCAGGCGGGGGCTTTTGCCTTCTGGAAGTTCCTGGTCGAACCCAAAAACCTGGCCGACTGGGTACAGAAGACCTACTACGTCTCGCCGCGCCGCAGCGTGCTGCCGCTGCTCAAGGACTTCTACGCCCAGAACCCCTACCGCAAGACCGCCTTCGAGCAGCTTGATCAGGCGGTATCGCGCCCGCGCGTGCCCGGCTACGCCACGTGGCGCGCCTACCTCGAGGAGGCCATCGAACGGGCGACCAAGGGCGGCGTGCCCGCCCGCGCCGCCCTGCAAGAAGCCCAGCGCCGCGCCCTGGCCGCACGCTGA
- a CDS encoding sugar phosphate isomerase/epimerase family protein — MRLGFSPSTARILDLEAAYRLAVELDLEFLELAWELQEIDPRLQHPERVRELSRATGVGVTLHLPFMELNLASVFPGVAQNSLERVRRALEYGARVDASVGVLHTGRVPEHHPQVLEAAWHTLHASLEALRDPPFPIALENTALEPRDLLRGPAELEALCARFGMGATLDFGHAFVEGGAELLARYQQELTQVLHLHLHDNSGQGDEHLPVGRGAIPWEAQAAYLRTFSGTADLEIAGSEAEVRAAVAHLRAVLAG, encoded by the coding sequence ATGCGGCTGGGATTCTCGCCGTCCACGGCCCGCATCCTCGACCTCGAGGCGGCTTACCGCCTGGCGGTCGAGCTGGACCTCGAGTTCCTCGAGCTGGCCTGGGAGTTGCAGGAAATTGACCCCCGGCTGCAGCACCCGGAGCGGGTGCGTGAGCTGTCGCGGGCAACCGGGGTGGGAGTCACGCTGCACCTGCCGTTCATGGAGCTCAACCTTGCCTCGGTGTTTCCGGGCGTGGCCCAAAACAGCCTCGAGCGGGTGCGGCGCGCGCTCGAGTACGGAGCGCGGGTGGATGCCAGCGTGGGCGTGTTGCATACCGGACGCGTGCCCGAGCACCATCCGCAGGTGCTCGAGGCGGCGTGGCACACCCTGCACGCCTCGCTGGAAGCGCTGCGCGACCCGCCGTTTCCGATCGCGCTGGAGAACACCGCCCTCGAGCCGCGTGACCTGCTGCGTGGTCCTGCCGAACTCGAGGCCCTGTGCGCCCGCTTTGGCATGGGGGCCACGCTGGACTTCGGGCACGCCTTCGTGGAAGGCGGCGCAGAACTGCTCGCCCGCTACCAGCAGGAGCTGACCCAGGTGCTGCACCTGCACCTGCACGACAACTCCGGCCAGGGCGACGAGCACCTGCCGGTGGGCCGGGGCGCGATTCCCTGGGAGGCACAGGCCGCATACCTGCGGACCTTTAGCGGAACCGCCGACCTCGAGATCGCGGGCAGCGAAGCCGAGGTGCGTGCGGCAGTGGCACACCTGCGGGCGGTGCTGGCCGGCTGA
- a CDS encoding PQQ-dependent sugar dehydrogenase, whose protein sequence is MNERARSARPLLVTLLLAALGACSNAQNPSGANPPGEVGETPQPASRTVTVSVPQSMRSAPFDVERRLEVPPGFEISVLARVSRARFLAVAPNGDVLVSQPSTGKVLRIVRAAGGPANVNDFASGLRNPHDMVFYREGDTTYLYVSESHRITRSVYQSGDTTTRAREEVVTGLPDRNSSSALGGNYGHELKNIAVADGRLYVSIASSSNADPRDLEADPKQGAIYVYDAAGGNRALFAQGLRNAEGLAFAPDGSLWVVVNNRDQIAYPFDRDFDGDGSSDLGKVIPAYVDNHPPEEFVRVESGNNFGWPFCNPDPDTGSGLRDMPFNVDWQNNADGRVDCGAMERVDQGIPAHSAPLGLSFLHGSPVPAAYRQGAVTALHGSWNRTEPIGYKVVFFPWVRDRPADSLDLVRGWLGEDGEAWGRPVDAVPDQQGNLLISDDAAGAVYLLSPKR, encoded by the coding sequence GTGAACGAACGTGCCCGTTCTGCCCGTCCGCTGCTGGTTACACTGCTGCTCGCCGCCCTGGGTGCTTGCTCGAACGCCCAGAACCCCTCCGGGGCCAACCCACCGGGAGAAGTGGGGGAGACGCCGCAACCCGCCTCGAGGACCGTGACCGTCTCGGTGCCCCAGAGCATGCGCTCGGCCCCCTTCGACGTCGAGCGGCGCCTCGAGGTGCCCCCCGGCTTTGAGATTTCGGTGCTGGCCCGCGTTTCCCGGGCACGTTTCCTGGCGGTCGCGCCGAACGGCGACGTGCTGGTGTCGCAGCCCTCGACCGGCAAGGTGCTGCGGATCGTGCGCGCTGCAGGGGGACCGGCGAACGTCAACGACTTCGCGAGCGGCCTGCGCAATCCGCACGACATGGTCTTTTACCGCGAGGGCGACACCACCTACCTCTACGTCTCCGAGAGCCACCGGATCACCCGCTCGGTCTACCAGTCCGGTGACACGACCACCCGCGCTCGTGAGGAGGTCGTGACCGGCCTGCCCGACCGCAACTCCAGCAGCGCTCTGGGCGGAAACTACGGGCACGAGCTCAAGAACATCGCGGTGGCAGACGGCAGGCTGTACGTCTCCATCGCCTCCTCCTCGAACGCCGATCCGCGTGACCTCGAGGCGGATCCCAAGCAGGGGGCCATTTACGTGTACGATGCGGCCGGCGGCAACCGGGCCCTGTTCGCCCAGGGACTGCGCAACGCCGAGGGCTTGGCCTTCGCGCCGGACGGATCGCTCTGGGTGGTGGTCAACAACCGCGACCAGATCGCCTACCCTTTTGACCGTGACTTTGACGGCGATGGCAGCAGCGACCTGGGCAAGGTGATCCCCGCCTACGTGGACAACCATCCGCCGGAGGAATTCGTGCGGGTCGAGAGCGGCAACAACTTCGGCTGGCCGTTTTGCAATCCTGATCCGGATACCGGATCGGGGCTGAGGGACATGCCCTTCAACGTGGACTGGCAGAACAACGCGGACGGCCGGGTGGACTGCGGCGCCATGGAACGGGTGGATCAGGGCATTCCGGCCCATTCGGCCCCGCTGGGGCTCAGCTTTCTGCACGGCTCCCCGGTGCCCGCAGCCTACCGCCAGGGAGCGGTGACCGCGCTGCACGGCTCGTGGAACCGCACCGAACCGATCGGCTACAAGGTGGTGTTCTTCCCCTGGGTGCGCGACCGGCCCGCAGACAGCCTGGATCTGGTGCGCGGCTGGCTGGGCGAGGACGGCGAGGCGTGGGGCCGTCCCGTAGACGCGGTGCCGGACCAGCAGGGCAACTTGCTGATCTCGGACGACGCGGCGGGCGCGGTTTACCTGCTCTCGCCCAAGCGATAA
- a CDS encoding MOSC domain-containing protein, which produces MSARLVSLNVGLPQPLAYRDTHVPSGIRKRPVSEALTLGATGLAGDGQADLRVHGGPDKAVCVYPIEHYAAWKDRLGRDLEVPAFGENFTVSGLLEENVCLHDVFRIGTATVQVSQPRQPCFKLSALHGEPKMSLWVQQAGLTGFYFRVLEAGRVAPGDRFELLERGPREASIEEINRLLHRDRSDTAAMRHLLALGVLAASNIREFERRLEGGGSDPLRRLEGPAAQVRER; this is translated from the coding sequence ATGAGTGCGCGTCTTGTCAGCCTGAACGTCGGCCTTCCCCAGCCTCTGGCCTACCGGGACACCCACGTGCCCAGCGGAATTCGCAAGCGCCCGGTGAGCGAGGCGCTGACCCTGGGTGCCACAGGCCTCGCGGGCGACGGCCAGGCCGACTTGCGGGTGCACGGAGGACCCGACAAGGCCGTGTGCGTTTACCCGATCGAACACTACGCCGCCTGGAAGGACCGGCTGGGCCGTGACCTCGAGGTGCCCGCCTTCGGCGAGAACTTCACCGTCTCAGGACTGCTCGAGGAGAACGTGTGTCTGCACGACGTCTTCCGAATCGGTACGGCCACCGTGCAGGTGTCGCAGCCGCGCCAGCCGTGCTTCAAGCTCTCTGCGCTGCACGGCGAGCCGAAGATGTCGCTGTGGGTGCAGCAGGCGGGCCTGACCGGCTTTTATTTTCGGGTCCTCGAGGCCGGTCGGGTGGCCCCCGGCGACCGCTTTGAACTGCTCGAGCGCGGGCCGCGCGAGGCGAGCATCGAGGAGATTAACCGCCTGCTGCACCGTGACCGCTCTGACACGGCGGCCATGCGGCACCTGCTGGCACTCGGCGTGCTGGCTGCCTCGAACATCCGCGAGTTCGAGCGCCGCCTCGAGGGCGGTGGTTCGGACCCGCTCCGGCGGCTCGAGGGTCCGGCGGCGCAGGTTCGGGAAAGATGA
- a CDS encoding PQQ-dependent sugar dehydrogenase gives MKKLVLLAALAAFSAQAQQARTLISGLEVPWDLTFAPDGALYFTERGGRVSRYQDGKRTTLARLEVRSGGEAGLMGLALEPDFPKTPHIYLCYSYSEGGAKNKISRFTLSGNRLGSERTLLANLPGGAIHNGCRLTFGPDGKLYATTGDAGNAALAQQRGSLGGKILRLNKDGSVPDDNPFKGSPVYSLGHRNPQGLIFVGNRLYSTEHGPGDNDEVNRIQAGKNYGWPEVGGTRSTARFTGALKSYSPTLAVSGLDALNNGDLILTSLKAGQLRRLRLEGDRVVSDRLLVNGQYGRLRDVAVGPDGKLYVATSNRDGRGTPRGQDDRILVIEP, from the coding sequence ATGAAAAAGTTAGTGCTGCTGGCAGCGCTCGCCGCCTTTTCCGCACAGGCACAGCAGGCCCGCACGCTGATCAGCGGCCTCGAGGTGCCCTGGGACCTGACCTTCGCCCCCGATGGCGCGCTCTACTTCACCGAACGGGGCGGCCGGGTCAGCCGCTACCAGGACGGCAAACGCACCACTTTGGCCCGACTCGAGGTGCGCAGCGGCGGTGAGGCCGGACTGATGGGCCTGGCCCTGGAACCGGACTTTCCCAAGACCCCGCACATCTACTTGTGTTACAGCTACTCGGAGGGCGGAGCCAAAAACAAGATCTCGCGCTTTACCCTCTCCGGAAACCGGCTGGGTTCCGAGCGGACCCTGTTGGCCAACCTGCCCGGCGGCGCGATCCACAACGGCTGCCGCCTGACGTTTGGTCCCGACGGCAAACTGTACGCCACCACCGGCGACGCGGGCAACGCGGCACTGGCGCAGCAGCGCGGCTCGCTGGGCGGCAAGATCTTGCGCCTGAACAAGGACGGATCGGTACCGGACGACAATCCTTTCAAGGGCTCGCCGGTGTACTCGCTGGGTCACCGCAACCCACAGGGCCTGATATTCGTGGGCAACCGGCTGTACTCGACCGAGCACGGCCCCGGCGACAACGACGAGGTCAACCGCATTCAGGCCGGAAAAAACTACGGCTGGCCCGAGGTAGGTGGCACGCGCTCCACCGCCCGGTTCACCGGAGCGCTCAAGTCCTACTCGCCCACCCTGGCCGTCTCGGGCCTGGACGCCCTGAACAACGGCGACCTGATCTTGACCAGCCTCAAGGCCGGGCAACTGCGCCGCCTGCGCCTCGAGGGGGATCGGGTGGTCTCCGACCGCCTGCTGGTCAACGGCCAGTACGGCCGCCTGCGCGACGTGGCGGTGGGACCGGACGGCAAACTGTACGTGGCCACCTCGAACCGCGACGGACGCGGCACACCCCGGGGGCAAGACGACCGCATCCTGGTGATCGAGCCCTAG